A single genomic interval of Eleutherodactylus coqui strain aEleCoq1 chromosome 3, aEleCoq1.hap1, whole genome shotgun sequence harbors:
- the KIAA0040 gene encoding uncharacterized protein KIAA0040 homolog, with the protein MEPINAFFQRIYDMIQYKHEQGIYNTICLGVLLALPLLVLLITSIICCHYCCCRTRKSNTLKPVLSKKKKKKNDEEDLWIPSPQAKSIMLEKVPSFSV; encoded by the coding sequence ATGGAGCCAATAAATGCTTTCTTCCAAAGGATTTATGACATGATCCAATACAAGCATGAGCAGGGGATATACAACACCATCTGCCTGGGGGTTCTGCTTGCCCTCCCTTTACTTGTTTTACTCATTACCAGCATTATTTGTTGTCACTATTGCTGTTGTCGGACCAGAAAAAGTAACACGTTGAAACCTGTActgagcaaaaagaaaaaaaagaaaaatgatgaaGAGGACTTATGGATACCGAGTCCGCAGGCCAAgtccatcatgctggaaaaagtGCCTTCATTTTCTGTATAG